One Nocardioides aromaticivorans genomic window carries:
- a CDS encoding ATP-binding protein: MRSPVLVSRTVERARLRAALDGVSAGQGGLWVLRGDPGIGKSRLASAVLAEAADRGLAVLSGRAVPSGTPTPLRPLGEALLAWLRRNDVPDDRSLAPYLPTMARLAPQLGPTAPDSPSSVMLLGEGLLRLAQAVPEPGMVLVVEDLHWADPETLAVLEYVADNARDVPLVVVATVRLHEAPAVQELVTALEWRRSADVVDLQPLPDDDVAAVARACLDAEPPAELVGWLQQYSAGYPLFVEEMLADLRDSGVLAEQDGRWVLTAPVAVVVPRPFARSVDGRLDAAGAVGREIAGAAALLGVEFDWRAVGDALGLDEAALADGLRRLADQRLVVSVPPDRFAFRHALTREAVLAGLLAPDRSRLAGLLAAALAGRTADEAEDHLQLAELYEAAGDDGRSAGLWLATARDAVTRGALASAQEALDRAFHRVPVGSAAEREARELEVEVQALAGDVPRALAAGERLTEELVDEPGRLAVVRLRLARALLAGGEWDQAEAQLVAAAGHDPAQEEVLAARLALGRQDDLGAAERAQAALAVVGADRPEIACEAWEVLGRAERARDFVAAEEAFEAGYRLAEEVGLPLWRARLLAALGALDLAARRPTDERLAAARRVALEAGAIATAARIELDLNLLRMRYLELDDAMEAIDNAITMMERLRLPDLAVAHVLRAATRGLAGQLDAMEADLAAAADKPMDEAVRAVGVPGHVRSFVALAHGRYDEARGHLATAMDYHRRFPSLPFSLRGLWALLETALGDGADAREEVRSGPQANSPHNWFALRYADAIALGRAGERAEAERVFADAEWGLPGREPWPELQARLLVAIAAARDGWGEPERWFRHALDGLVGYGLTEAASSCRVAMRDAGFAVPRKAAGSQRVPAHLQRIGVTAREYDVLELVVEGLQNKQIAERLYLSVRTVETHVTRLLQRTGAADRGALASYLTQ, from the coding sequence GTGCGCTCCCCGGTGCTCGTCTCGCGGACGGTGGAGCGAGCGCGCCTCCGCGCCGCCCTCGACGGCGTCTCCGCAGGTCAGGGCGGGCTCTGGGTGCTGCGCGGCGACCCGGGCATCGGCAAGTCGCGGCTCGCGAGCGCGGTGCTCGCCGAGGCCGCCGACCGGGGGCTCGCGGTGCTGTCCGGGCGGGCCGTCCCGTCGGGCACCCCCACGCCCCTGCGCCCGCTCGGCGAGGCGCTGCTGGCCTGGCTGCGGCGCAACGACGTCCCGGACGACCGCTCGCTGGCGCCGTACCTCCCGACGATGGCGCGGCTCGCGCCCCAGCTCGGCCCGACGGCGCCGGACAGCCCGTCGTCGGTGATGCTGCTCGGCGAGGGCCTGCTGCGCCTCGCCCAGGCCGTCCCCGAGCCGGGCATGGTGCTGGTCGTCGAGGACCTGCACTGGGCCGACCCGGAGACCCTCGCCGTGCTCGAGTACGTCGCCGACAACGCCCGCGACGTGCCCCTGGTCGTGGTCGCGACCGTCCGCCTCCACGAGGCGCCGGCGGTGCAGGAGCTGGTGACCGCGCTCGAGTGGCGGCGCTCGGCCGACGTGGTGGACCTGCAGCCGCTGCCCGACGACGACGTCGCCGCGGTCGCCCGCGCCTGCCTCGACGCTGAGCCGCCCGCGGAGCTGGTGGGCTGGCTGCAGCAGTACAGCGCGGGCTACCCGCTCTTCGTCGAGGAGATGCTCGCCGACCTGCGGGACAGCGGCGTGCTGGCCGAGCAGGACGGGCGCTGGGTGCTCACCGCTCCGGTCGCCGTGGTGGTCCCACGGCCCTTCGCCCGCTCGGTGGACGGCCGCCTGGACGCGGCGGGTGCCGTCGGGCGCGAGATCGCCGGCGCGGCGGCACTGCTCGGCGTCGAGTTCGACTGGCGGGCCGTCGGGGACGCGCTCGGGCTGGACGAGGCCGCCCTCGCGGACGGCCTGCGCCGACTGGCGGACCAGCGGCTCGTCGTCAGCGTCCCGCCCGACCGGTTCGCCTTCCGGCACGCCCTCACCCGCGAGGCGGTGCTCGCCGGCCTGCTCGCGCCCGACCGGTCCCGGCTCGCCGGCCTGTTGGCCGCCGCACTGGCCGGACGCACCGCGGACGAGGCCGAGGACCACCTCCAGCTCGCCGAGCTCTACGAGGCTGCCGGCGACGACGGCCGCTCCGCGGGGCTGTGGCTCGCCACCGCACGCGACGCGGTCACCCGGGGCGCGCTCGCCAGCGCCCAGGAGGCGCTGGACCGTGCCTTCCACCGGGTCCCGGTCGGCAGCGCGGCCGAGCGGGAGGCGCGGGAGCTGGAGGTCGAGGTGCAGGCCCTCGCGGGTGACGTGCCGCGGGCGCTCGCCGCGGGGGAGCGGCTGACCGAGGAGCTCGTCGACGAGCCGGGCCGGCTGGCCGTCGTACGGCTCCGGCTGGCGCGGGCGCTGCTCGCCGGCGGCGAGTGGGACCAGGCCGAGGCCCAGCTGGTCGCCGCCGCCGGTCACGACCCGGCGCAGGAGGAGGTCCTCGCGGCCCGGCTCGCGCTGGGCCGGCAGGACGACCTGGGCGCCGCGGAGCGGGCACAGGCAGCGCTGGCGGTGGTCGGCGCGGACCGTCCGGAGATCGCCTGCGAGGCGTGGGAGGTGCTCGGCCGGGCCGAGCGGGCTCGCGACTTCGTCGCCGCCGAGGAGGCCTTCGAGGCCGGCTACCGGCTCGCCGAGGAGGTCGGGCTGCCGCTGTGGCGTGCCCGCCTGCTCGCCGCGCTCGGCGCGCTCGACCTCGCCGCCCGCCGGCCCACCGACGAGCGCCTCGCGGCGGCCCGCCGGGTCGCGCTCGAGGCGGGCGCCATCGCGACGGCGGCGCGCATCGAGCTCGACCTCAACCTCCTGCGGATGCGCTACCTCGAGCTCGACGACGCCATGGAGGCGATCGACAACGCGATCACGATGATGGAGCGGCTCCGGCTGCCCGACCTCGCCGTCGCGCACGTGCTCCGCGCCGCCACCCGCGGCCTGGCGGGGCAGCTCGACGCGATGGAGGCCGACCTCGCCGCGGCCGCCGACAAGCCGATGGACGAGGCGGTCCGCGCCGTCGGCGTCCCCGGCCACGTGCGGTCGTTCGTCGCCCTCGCCCACGGCCGGTACGACGAGGCCCGGGGCCACCTCGCCACCGCGATGGACTACCACCGGCGGTTCCCGAGCCTGCCCTTCTCGCTGCGCGGGCTCTGGGCGCTGCTCGAGACCGCCCTCGGCGACGGCGCCGACGCCCGCGAGGAGGTCCGTAGCGGGCCCCAGGCCAACAGCCCCCACAACTGGTTCGCCCTGCGCTACGCCGACGCCATCGCGCTCGGCCGGGCCGGCGAGCGCGCCGAGGCCGAGCGGGTCTTCGCCGACGCCGAGTGGGGCCTGCCGGGCCGCGAGCCCTGGCCGGAGCTCCAGGCGCGGCTCCTGGTCGCGATCGCCGCCGCGAGGGACGGCTGGGGCGAGCCCGAGCGGTGGTTCCGCCACGCCCTCGACGGGCTGGTCGGCTACGGGCTGACCGAGGCCGCGTCGAGCTGTCGCGTCGCCATGCGCGACGCCGGGTTCGCGGTGCCGCGCAAGGCGGCCGGCAGCCAGCGGGTGCCCGCCCACCTGCAGCGGATCGGCGTCACCGCACGCGAGTACGACGTCCTCGAGCTCGTCGTCGAGGGGCTGCAGAACAAGCAGATCGCCGAGCGCCTCTACCTCTCCGTCCGCACGGTCGAGACCCATGTGACCCGGCTGCTGCAGCGGACCGGGGCGGCGGACCGGGGCGCCCTGGCGTCGTACCTCACGCAGTGA